The Terriglobales bacterium genome includes a region encoding these proteins:
- a CDS encoding DinB family protein — translation MEFQLADALTILGRTPAALDALLRGLPEPWQHANEGPETWSPFDVVGHLIHGERTDWVPRLRLILEHGDALPFEPFDRFAMFEESRGKTIAELLETFATLRAQNLETVHALQLEPADLARRGTHPALGQVTLGQLLATWVTHDMTHMAQISRVIAKQFTDEVGPWRQYIGVLNR, via the coding sequence ATGGAATTCCAGCTCGCCGACGCGCTTACGATCCTGGGCCGCACGCCGGCGGCGCTCGACGCCCTGCTGCGCGGGCTGCCGGAGCCCTGGCAGCACGCCAACGAAGGCCCGGAGACCTGGAGCCCGTTCGACGTGGTCGGCCACCTGATCCACGGCGAGCGCACCGACTGGGTGCCGCGCCTGCGCCTGATCCTGGAGCACGGAGACGCGCTCCCCTTCGAGCCCTTCGACCGTTTCGCCATGTTCGAGGAGAGCCGGGGTAAGACAATCGCCGAGCTGCTGGAAACCTTCGCCACGCTGCGGGCGCAGAACCTGGAGACGGTGCACGCGCTGCAACTCGAGCCCGCGGACCTCGCGCGCCGCGGGACGCATCCCGCGCTGGGCCAGGTGACGCTGGGGCAACTGCTGGCCACCTGGGTAACGCACGACATGACGCACATGGCGCAGATCAGCCGCGTGATCGCCAAGCAGTTCACGGACGAAGTGGGACCGTGGCGCCAGTACATCGGAGTGCTCAACCGCTAG
- the lipB gene encoding lipoyl(octanoyl) transferase LipB, whose protein sequence is MISVLQLARIDYATALELQRSLVELRKRGEIGDVLLLLEHTPVITLGRNAKTENVLASREQLAARGVEVFECDRGGDVTYHGPGQLVGYPIFDLRGFATPEGPRKTLGAVEFVRRLEEVLIRTCADFGIAARRVSGRTGVWTEQSDAKVAAIGVHISRGVTSHGFALNVSTDLDAFQLIVPCGIADKAVTSLGRELGEAPTLEKVAESAARNFGAVFQSQVLWVENLEALLGRRIGVPMKPPTELRKMHGEEETWA, encoded by the coding sequence GTGATCTCCGTTCTCCAACTCGCCCGCATCGATTACGCCACGGCACTCGAGCTGCAGCGCTCGCTGGTGGAGTTGCGCAAGCGCGGCGAGATTGGCGACGTGCTGCTGCTGCTGGAGCACACACCGGTCATCACGCTGGGGCGCAACGCTAAGACGGAGAATGTGCTGGCTTCGCGCGAGCAGTTGGCCGCGCGCGGCGTGGAAGTGTTCGAGTGCGACCGCGGCGGCGACGTCACCTACCACGGCCCGGGGCAGCTCGTGGGATATCCCATCTTCGACCTGCGTGGGTTCGCGACACCCGAAGGTCCGCGAAAAACGCTCGGGGCGGTGGAGTTCGTGCGCCGGCTGGAGGAGGTGCTCATCCGCACCTGCGCGGATTTCGGCATTGCCGCGCGGCGCGTTTCGGGACGGACGGGCGTTTGGACCGAGCAGAGCGACGCCAAGGTCGCCGCCATCGGCGTGCACATCTCCCGCGGCGTCACCTCGCACGGCTTCGCGCTGAACGTCAGTACGGACCTCGACGCTTTCCAACTCATTGTCCCCTGCGGCATTGCTGACAAGGCGGTCACTTCACTGGGGCGTGAGCTGGGCGAAGCCCCCACCCTGGAAAAGGTAGCGGAGTCCGCCGCGCGCAACTTCGGCGCCGTCTTTCAAAGCCAGGTCCTGTGGGTGGAAAACCTGGAGGCGCTGCTGGGCCGGCGCATCGGCGTTCCCATGAAGCCTCCGACCGAGCTGCGGAAGATGCACGGCGAGGAGGAAACCTGGGCCTAG